aaagaagacgttacaggtctgtgagagccagaaatcttgcttgtttgtaggtgaccaaatacttattttccaccataatttgcaaataaattcattaaaaatcctacaatatgatttcctggattttttttctcaatttgtctgtcatagttgacgtgtacctatgatgaaaattacagacctctctcatctttttaagtgggagaacttgcacaattggtggctgactaaatacttttttcccccactgtatgtggtcctctgtagctcagctggtagagcacggcgcttgtaacgccagggtagtgggttcgatccccgggaccacccatgcacaaaaatgtatgcacgcatgactgtaagtcgctttggataaaagtgtctgctaaatggcatattattattataaacttccgacttcaactgtatgctgcACCTTTCTTGACACGGTCGACTTAAACCAATGTTTCGGTCATGAATGTCTCATCTGACGAAACAGGAACTCCAACATTGGTTTAAATTAACCTTAATATATTGTGAAGGAGCTCCACTATGCAGAATGTTATTTTTTCTATTAGTCAGGACTCAGATTATTCTGGACAGCATTCCAAAATCCAACCAATATTTTCTGAAGCAATCTAAGAAGTAAAACAGGTTATGTGCAAGGCAAGATACAGATAAGCAACTATGACATCTGTTCTTGACAAGAATGCATTGCGATCAAATCAGTCTTTTCAATGCCAGTAATCTATAGTATGAAATgttatttgaaattattttcacTTCATTTTCACTCTCAAACCAGCAACGCTCATGTCCATACTTTGTTCTATTCAACAGCTTGCAAAGGGGAAGAAACGCCTCAAGCGTAAAATGCTTGAATTGTTGGCACAAATAAAGGTAAGGTGAATTAAAAACATAGTAGGTCTACTGCTTAGACAAAGTAGACCACATCAGTATAACAATGATGTGGAGTAGACAGCAGCAGTATCACAATGATGTGGAGTAGACAGCAGCAGTATCACAATGATGTGGAGTAGACAGCAGCAGAATCCTTTCACCAGACAGTTCGTTGTTCCTCTTTCCTTAGGGAACTGTCAAAGAGAAAGAAGATTTCACCTTGGATGAGTCTAAATTAATCATGAGAGAACTTGCTGCTGAACTAAGCAAGGTAGTTCAGGTAAGTCAATCTGTATAGTGAAAATAAAGTATGTGATCATATCTTATCTTACATCTTCATGAGTCATAATAAGTTGTCCTGTACCATTCCTCACAGATCAGCAACACCTCCTTTCTAACCAGAGTGAGTGAGGATGGATCTTGTCAAGAGGAGCGTCAAGACTTTATACTGCAGTGGGCTGAGGAACTGAAACACTCATCACAGACACGACAGGTAAATAATACATACACCATGGGACAGTTACCACAGACACATATTAAGcttagtcctagactaaaaataATTTGGGATGGAGATCCAGGACTAAGCTTattctgtgtccaggaaaccgccCTCATATTTTAGAGGTTCACTTGGCGCTAGTCAAACACTACAAGCAGTATAAATACATGTCATATGCACTTAGTGTTAACAGCCAGTTGCTGTGGATGAAGTAACATACAGTGTTGACAGCCAGTTGCTGTAGATGAAGTAACATACAGTGTTGACAGCCAGTTGTTGTGGATGAAGTAACATACAGTGTTGACAGGCAGTTGCTGTGGATGAAGTAACATACCGTGTTGACAGCCAGTTGCTGTGGATGAAGTAACATACAGTGTTGACAGCCAGTTGCTGTGGATGAAGTAACATACAGTGTCGATAACCAGTTGCTGTAGATGAAGTAATATACAGTGTTGACAACCAGTTGCTGTAGATGAAGTAATATACAGTGTTGACAACCAGTTGCTGTGGATGAAGTAACATACAGTGTTGACAACCAGTTGCTGTGGATGAAGTAACATACAGTGTTGACAGCCAGTTGCTGTGGATGAAGTAACATACAGTGTTGACAGCCAGTTGCTGTGGATGAAGTAACATACAGTGTCGACAACCAGTTGGTCTGGATGAAGTAACATACAGTGTTGACAGCCAGTTGCTCTGGATGAAGTAACATACAGTGTTGACAACCAGTTGCTGTGGATGAAGTAACATACAGTGTTGACAACCAGTTGCTGTGGATGAAGTAACATACAGTGTTGACAACCAGTTGCTCTGGATGAAGTAACACACAGTTTTGACAGCCAGTTGCTCTGGATGAAGTAACATACAGTGTTGACAACCAGTTGCTGTGGATGAAGTAACATACAGTGTTGACAACCAGTTGGTCTGGATGAAGTAACATACAGTGTTGACAGTCAGTTGCTCTGGATGAAGTAACATACAGTGTTGACAACCAGTTGCTGTGGATGAAGTAACATACAGTGTTGACAACCAGTTGCTGTGGATGAAGTAACATACAGTGTTGACAACCAGTTGCTCTGGATGAAGTAACACACAGTGTTGACAGCCAGTTGCTCTGGATGAAGTAACATACAGTGTTGACAACCAGTTGCTGTGGATGAAGTAACATACAGTGTTGACAACCAGTTGGTCTGGATGAAGTAACATACAGTGTTGACAGTCAGTTGCTCTGGATGAAGTAACATACAGTGTTGACAGTCAGTTGCTCTGGATGAAGTAACATACAGTGTTGACAGCCAGTTGCTGTAGATGAAGTAATATACAGTGTTGACAACCAGTTGCTGTAGATGAAGTAATATACAGTGTTGACAACCAGTTGCTGTGGATGAAGTAACATACAGTGTTGACAACCAGTTGCTGTGGATGAAGTAACATACAGTGTTGACAGCCAGTTGCTGTGGATGAAGTAACATACAGTGTTGACAGCCAGTTGCTGTGGATGAAGTAACATACAGTGTCGACAACCAGTTGGTCTGGATGAAGTAACATACAGTGTTGACAACCAGTTGCTGTGGATGAAGTAACATACAGTGTTGACAACCAGTTGCTGTGGATGAAGTAACATACAGTGTTGACAACCAGTTGCTCTGGATGAAGTAACACACAGTGTTGACAGCCAGTTGCTCTGGATGAAGTAACATACAGTGTTGACAACCAGTTGCTGTGGATGAAGTAACATACAGTGTTGACAGCCAGTTGCTGTGGATGAAGTAACATACAGTGTTGACAGCCAGTTGCTCTGGATGAAGTAACATACAGTGTTGACAACCAGTTGCTGTGGATGAAGTAACATACAGTGTTGACAACCAGTTGCTCTGGATGAAGTAACACACAGTGTTGACAGCCAGTTGCTCTGGATGAAGTAACATACAGTGTTGACAACCAGTTGCTGTGGATGAAGTAACATACAGTGTTGACAACCAGTTGCTCTGGATGAAGTAACACACAGTGTTGACAGCCAGTTGCTCTGGATGAAGTAACATACAGTGTTGACAACCAGTTGCTCTGGATGAAGTAACACACAGTGTTGACAGCCAGTTGCTCTGGATGAAGTAACatgcagtgagctccaaaagttttgggacagtgacacatttgttgttgttttggctctgtactccagcactttggatttgaaatgatacaatgactaccATGATTACATatagtcctgaatgaatagtGAATAGTgataagtgagaaagttacagatccACAAATATCATactcccaagacatgctaacctctcaccattacaataacattgTTAAtaaggttagcatttttgggggggtatatgatatttgtgcgtctgtaactttctcactcatcattattcacgattcattcaggactatccgtaatcatggtagcatccacattaatgtagaagtgtttagaaacatattatagtcttatttacaataaaagtgactccaaaatgaaacaatacattatttaccattcatttctattgggacaaaataatctgaaacacaaccaaaacagcaaatgcatccaacaagtttgtagagtcacaagcttgatgtaatcattgagtgctaggaatatgggacttTTGACTACATTAATACacgtaagtgaatttgtccatatacttttgatcccctaaaatggggggactatgtacaaaaatatctaaacggttcacccgttATGGAtgaaaaataccctcaaattaaagctgacagtctgcactttaacctcaaagtgctggagtacagagccaaaacaacaacaaaattgtgactgtcccaatacttttggagctcacggAGAGGATTGTAATAAACCACCTGTCTTGCTGTTTACTAGACACCAGCAGGGGAAACCACAAGAGACAGGAGGAGTGACGACCCTCTGGATAAACAGAAACCAGACAAGGAACAGAAACTGAGGGAAGCCAGGAAAGCCCTGTCTGAGTGGGCCTGGACACTCAAGGATATGGAACAGGTGAGAGGAAGACCATAAAACTAAAAGAGAACCCCAAAAAGTAATCTGTAACATTACAATGATACATAATACAAGGAGACCATCCTACAATATCATCATATGCCTCTGTGTCTCCGCAGGACTCAGTGTGTCCGGATGAGGATGTGTGTTCAGTACTGCAGGATCTGGAGAGACAGTGGAAGAGGGGGAAGCTTCCCAACATGCTCCCTGTCATGGACTTCCTCATCTGGAGCATGCTACAGGAACAGCAGGAGGTCAGCCATAAACAAAGACCTATTGAATGTCTCTTTAAGTGACATTTAAATAAGGCTGAACTGTAACATAACATAGCTGTTGTTTTCACAGGGTTCCATTGTAAAGCAGTGGCTCAGAAATAGACAAAGGTTCAGAAGCAGAGGTGAGTGTCTGCTTCCACTGGGTGTGGTTATTAAAGAAgtcaaacaaataaataaagagagtcgcacactctatatatattgggtaaaacaccaacgtttcggcatcactgtacCTTCTTCAGGGTGTTcaacccaataaattactgggagtttatatatagAGTGTAcgactctctttatttgtttttatagcttacagtttattcgccgttagtcagcacctccacacaaaataatgttctctgggtgtgctccagctcatgctttttattaggtTATTAAAGAAGTCAACACAGATTGTATTAATCAGTTTATTTATCTAATATGTTTTGGTTTTCTTCATATTTTTCCCTTAGTGACTCTGAATCGCATTCCTGACTTAAGTACGTCAAATCCCACAGTTCACGTCTGCTTCAAAATAATGTTTTACGTATGTTTTGTAGCTCTTCATTGCTAACGTGATCCTAAATGTTGTGTCTATTTCATTACAGTTTGGAAATGGATTTCGAATGCATCAGGTTGGTATGGTTCATTGCCAATGCAAATATTATTCAAATGAGATAACACAGAGAGACTAGTTTCAGTGTTCTGGTATTAATAACAACTTCATTACTTCAATCTCTTTGCAGCTCAGATCACTCTGGATGAACAAACAGCCAACCCAAGTCTCGTACTGTCCCCTGACAGGAAAAGAGTGAAAATGGCCACCATCATTGAGAGTGTCTTCGATCCCTGGTGTGGATACAGCCCTAGTTCCCACAAGTATGATGGCTGGTGGTGTGTGCAGGCAAAAGAGGGCTTTACATCTGGGAGACATTACTGGCAGGTGGGAGTCAGGGGCAAGGCAGAGTGGAGGATAGGGGTGGTTAGAGAGTCAGCACCAAGGAATGGCTTTGCAACTCTGAACACAAAAGCCGGTTACTGGACCTTGCGTCTGCAGCTTGGGGAGCTCATGGCTGTAACTGCACCAGTCATTAAACTGAACCAGTCTCCACCCTCTAGGTTAGGGGTGTTCCTAGACATAGAGGGGGGGCAGATATCCTTCTATGATGCAGAGGAAAGACGCCACATTTACACTTTTAATAGCAATTTTGATAACTCTGGAAAGATTTACCCTGTGTTTGGAACcattgagacagacagagagctggttaTTCTGTAGGCAAAATAACTTGATGCATGCTGTCGGGCTTGATTGCAGTGCATGTAATTAGCTTAGTAACTACCTTATGGACATCTCAATGTATAGTTGCTGACTGTCTCAACTCACAATTCCTTGAGATCACAAAAGGTGTCCCTCAAGAGTCCATTTTAGGGCCTGTATTATTCACACGGTATATAAACAATATTGGTTCCTTAGTAAAAAACTAAGGTACACCTTTATGCTGATTATACTGTGCTGTATGTCTGATCTGCAGATGGCTTTTAATGTCATTTAAAAAAGCACTTGTTGACCTTAAATTGCCACTGAATGCAGATAAAACAAAGTCATGCTATTTTCTAGAGCCCATAACATTGACTCAACAGACTTAAAGAGTGGCACGTTGAATGGAGCGACATTGAGCGAGCCCACTCATTTCAATACCTTGGATCATTTAAAACAATCGTTCAGTCAAGGAATCGTACAGACAACTTTCCTGTCAGTCCTTGACTATGGCAACATTATCTATATGAATGTTGCTGCCACTTCTTTAAAACTTTGATGCTTCTACAAGTAATGTGCTTTATTTTAACGGTTTTATTTTAtgatatgtaataataataataatatgccacttagcagacgcttttatccaaagcgacttacagtcatgcgtgcatacatttttgtgtatgggtggtcccggggatcgaacccactaccttggtgttacaagcgccgtgctctaccagctgagctacatgtaCACAGATTAATGAAGTATGGAATCATTGTATATAAACAACCTTCTTTCTTGAAACATGAATTTGTTTGCTGATTT
The sequence above is a segment of the Coregonus clupeaformis isolate EN_2021a unplaced genomic scaffold, ASM2061545v1 scaf0193, whole genome shotgun sequence genome. Coding sequences within it:
- the LOC121534973 gene encoding E3 ubiquitin-protein ligase TRIM7-like, whose translation is MASQTVEILRVGGSYGSFGSTCQKEKNHRTCSSQPFNKPLMSLHKLAKGKKRLKRKMLELLAQIKGTVKEKEDFTLDESKLIMRELAAELSKVVQISNTSFLTRVSEDGSCQEERQDFILQWAEELKHSSQTRQTPAGETTRDRRSDDPLDKQKPDKEQKLREARKALSEWAWTLKDMEQDSVCPDEDVCSVLQDLERQWKRGKLPNMLPVMDFLIWSMLQEQQEGSIVKQWLRNRQRFRSRVTLNRIPDLIWKWISNASAQITLDEQTANPSLVLSPDRKRVKMATIIESVFDPWCGYSPSSHKYDGWWCVQAKEGFTSGRHYWQVGVRGKAEWRIGVVRESAPRNGFATLNTKAGYWTLRLQLGELMAVTAPVIKLNQSPPSRLGVFLDIEGGQISFYDAEERRHIYTFNSNFDNSGKIYPVFGTIETDRELVIL